The Spirochaetaceae bacterium genome includes the window GCGCTTCGACGCCGAAACCGCCGTTCGCCTGGCCGACCTGCTGGCGCCGATAACCGACGCGGAACGGCTGGCCGAGGTCGGTGACTGGCTAGTGCGCTGCGACACCGCAGGCAGGTTCCTCTCCCGCTTCGATCCTGAATCACCAACCTGACACTTGCAGTCCGAGCTGCCAGCGCGCAGATCGAAGCCGACCGGCGCAACCCGCGGTGGCCCCTGTTCAGCAGGTGGTGCACCCGCCGAACCGAGTCCCTGCGCGCTGCGCCCCTCCCGGTAGGCGTACTGTTCCGGTTGCAAGTCCGCTTCCAAGATCGGCGTCAGCACCATTAGTCCTCTCTTGAAGAGCATAGCGGGCACGCTATATAGTTCAGCATGGGCTGGACGGTTGAGACTGTTGCTGCCGTCGAAGCCGAGATCAAGCCCTGCCGGTGAAGTTGAGCGCGCGGTTGGTCCGTCTGCTGGAGACGGTAGAGAACGTCGGCCTGGAGGCACTTCGCGCCCCGCACGTCAAGCATATCGACGGCAAGCTCTGGGAGCTGCGGGTCAGAGCCGAGGGAGGGATCGCCAGAGGGATCT containing:
- a CDS encoding type II toxin-antitoxin system RelE/ParE family toxin yields the protein MKLSARLVRLLETVENVGLEALRAPHVKHIDGKLWELRVRAEGGIARGIYVTAAERRVVVLHVFAKKSRKTPRRALVTARERMKQVVL